The Geovibrio ferrireducens genome includes a region encoding these proteins:
- a CDS encoding aspartate/glutamate racemase family protein, which produces MKTAGLIGGMSWESTALYYKYINEGVKKALGGLHSARVIINSVDFEEVAQLQSKGEWAKGAQMMTDEAHKLQRAGADFIMICTNTMHISADEVENALDVPLLRITDSAAEAALSAGVKKAGLLGTAFTMERDFYKGRMERLGLEIIVPDAADRKFVHDVIYNELCLGDFRDSSRNRFTEIIEKLGANGAQGVILGCTEIPLLVGQKDSPLRLFDTTRLHAEAAVRMMLE; this is translated from the coding sequence ATGAAGACAGCGGGTCTTATAGGCGGCATGAGCTGGGAATCCACAGCTCTTTACTACAAGTATATTAACGAGGGCGTGAAGAAAGCTCTGGGCGGGCTGCATTCCGCCAGAGTGATCATCAACAGTGTGGATTTTGAGGAGGTGGCTCAGCTTCAGTCAAAGGGCGAATGGGCAAAAGGTGCGCAGATGATGACTGATGAGGCGCACAAGCTCCAGAGAGCAGGGGCGGACTTCATAATGATCTGCACAAACACCATGCATATTTCGGCGGATGAGGTGGAAAATGCGCTGGATGTCCCCCTTCTGCGGATTACGGATTCCGCTGCGGAGGCTGCTCTTTCTGCCGGGGTGAAAAAGGCGGGGCTTCTGGGCACTGCCTTCACCATGGAGCGTGATTTTTACAAAGGGCGTATGGAAAGGCTCGGACTTGAGATAATTGTGCCTGATGCGGCGGACAGGAAATTTGTGCATGATGTTATATATAATGAGCTCTGCCTCGGTGATTTCAGGGATTCCTCAAGAAATAGATTCACAGAGATAATAGAAAAACTCGGTGCAAACGGCGCGCAGGGGGTAATACTCGGCTGCACGGAGATTCCCCTCCTCGTGGGGCAGAAGGACAGCCCGCTCAGGCTTTTTGACACAACAAGGCTCCACGCCGAAGCGGCTGTGAGGATGATGCTGGAATGA
- a CDS encoding LL-diaminopimelate aminotransferase has translation MSIFMENMIAERLGGKMFGKDTTIYKFEKIKRAKRAAMEANPNIELIDMGVGEPDEMADASVVETLCLEAKKRENRFYSDNGIQEFKDAAAKYMKKRFGVDIDPNTEVNHSIGSKPALAFVPFCLINPGDVALMTVPGYPVSGTITKYLDGEVYNLKLTKENNFLPDLDSIPADILKRAKFLYMNYPNNPTGALAPLSFYEKVVEFAKKNDVAVISDAAYIELTYGEKQPSFLSVPGAKEVGIEIHSLSKSYNMTGWRMAFVCGNEHLVKAFATVKDNNDSGQFIPIQKAAAYALENTALIERITEKYARRLKALAAVLRKHGFFVNEPKGTFYLYFEIPKGTASGKKFESGEQFCDYMIREKYISSVPWDDAGNFLRFTVTFIADTLEEETRIINEIDRRLGEDKFVF, from the coding sequence ATGAGTATTTTCATGGAAAACATGATTGCAGAGCGCCTTGGCGGAAAGATGTTCGGCAAGGACACCACCATCTACAAATTTGAGAAGATCAAAAGAGCGAAAAGAGCGGCTATGGAAGCCAACCCCAACATCGAGCTTATCGACATGGGCGTGGGCGAGCCGGACGAAATGGCGGATGCATCCGTTGTTGAAACCCTTTGCCTTGAAGCGAAAAAAAGGGAAAACAGATTCTACTCCGACAACGGTATTCAGGAGTTCAAGGATGCCGCTGCGAAATATATGAAAAAACGCTTCGGCGTTGACATAGACCCGAACACGGAAGTTAACCACAGCATAGGCTCCAAACCTGCCCTTGCCTTCGTTCCCTTCTGCCTGATCAACCCCGGCGATGTTGCGCTGATGACTGTTCCCGGCTACCCTGTTTCCGGAACAATCACAAAGTACCTCGACGGTGAGGTTTACAACCTCAAACTCACAAAGGAAAACAACTTCCTCCCCGATCTGGACTCTATCCCCGCGGATATACTGAAAAGGGCGAAGTTCCTTTATATGAACTACCCCAACAACCCCACGGGAGCACTCGCGCCCCTGTCCTTCTATGAAAAGGTTGTTGAGTTCGCTAAGAAAAACGATGTAGCGGTCATCTCCGATGCCGCATACATCGAACTCACCTACGGCGAAAAACAGCCCTCCTTCCTCAGCGTTCCCGGAGCAAAAGAGGTTGGTATCGAGATACACTCACTCAGCAAGTCTTACAACATGACAGGCTGGAGAATGGCTTTCGTATGCGGAAACGAGCACCTTGTAAAAGCATTCGCCACCGTTAAGGACAACAATGACTCAGGCCAGTTTATCCCGATTCAGAAGGCAGCCGCCTACGCTCTGGAAAACACCGCACTCATCGAAAGAATCACCGAGAAATACGCCCGCAGGCTTAAGGCGCTTGCCGCTGTTCTGCGCAAACACGGCTTCTTCGTGAACGAGCCCAAGGGAACCTTCTACCTCTATTTCGAGATCCCCAAGGGAACAGCCTCAGGCAAAAAGTTCGAAAGCGGCGAGCAGTTCTGCGATTACATGATCAGGGAAAAATACATCAGCTCAGTACCCTGGGATGACGCTGGCAACTTCCTCCGTTTCACAGTCACCTTCATAGCCGATACGCTGGAAGAGGAAACAAGGATAATAAACGAAATCGACAGACGCTTAGGCGAAGATAAATTCGTCTTCTAG
- a CDS encoding cation diffusion facilitator family transporter encodes MLPGKKIATLISVNTAFMLAVVKLIGGVLTGSVSVLASAVDSILDIGSSTVNYFAIKQSEQPPDNDHRYGHAKFESLASLIQAGVITLSGLYILYEAYARFESGKAVKSIEGGIWVMLFSLAVTFFLVIFLRKVAKKENSSILKTESLHYEIDLLTGGGVLAGLVLVKVTGINAIDPFISVLIALKTVYSALVLGKEVSEDLVDKALDEDDLKKIHGVLNQYNCVIVGWHKLRTRKAGTEKFADLHVQVNRHLTIEDAHTIADMIEKDIAETLGGADVQIHIEPCEGECAHKACTLCDTEIRNEINRLKSK; translated from the coding sequence ATGCTCCCCGGTAAAAAAATTGCCACCCTGATTTCCGTAAACACAGCCTTCATGCTTGCCGTTGTCAAACTCATCGGCGGTGTTTTGACAGGCTCGGTGTCTGTCCTTGCTTCTGCTGTGGACTCCATACTGGATATAGGCTCCTCCACTGTGAACTACTTCGCCATTAAGCAGTCCGAGCAGCCGCCGGACAATGATCACCGTTACGGCCACGCAAAGTTTGAGTCTCTGGCCTCGCTTATTCAGGCAGGGGTGATAACACTCTCCGGACTTTATATTCTGTACGAGGCCTACGCACGGTTTGAAAGCGGAAAAGCAGTGAAAAGCATAGAGGGGGGCATATGGGTCATGCTGTTCTCCCTCGCGGTGACATTTTTTCTGGTAATCTTCCTGCGGAAGGTAGCTAAGAAGGAAAATTCGTCCATACTGAAAACCGAATCACTCCATTATGAAATCGACCTTCTCACTGGCGGCGGCGTTCTCGCCGGGCTGGTGCTTGTTAAAGTTACAGGTATAAATGCCATTGACCCGTTCATATCTGTTCTGATAGCATTAAAGACTGTCTACTCCGCCCTGGTCCTCGGCAAGGAGGTCTCCGAAGACCTTGTGGATAAGGCTCTGGATGAGGATGACTTAAAGAAAATCCACGGTGTACTAAATCAGTATAATTGTGTTATAGTCGGCTGGCATAAGCTCCGCACCCGCAAGGCCGGGACAGAGAAGTTCGCGGATCTTCACGTGCAGGTCAACAGACACCTGACAATTGAGGATGCGCACACCATAGCGGACATGATTGAAAAAGATATAGCGGAAACTTTGGGCGGCGCAGATGTTCAGATACACATTGAGCCGTGCGAAGGTGAATGCGCCCATAAGGCATGTACTCTTTGCGACACAGAAATCAGAAATGAAATAAACAGGCTTAAAAGCAAATAA
- the tcmP gene encoding three-Cys-motif partner protein TcmP: MGNEGFFEEQSANSRLKTKLVTEYFKTWVSIMTMNARNKGLTRLHYVDLYAGKGVYKDGTPSTPIQILDILLNDNNINQFINLTFNEGNPKFYNDLKENIERHPVYEKLKSRIQVYNKEVDSNFLETFKFSNEPKFLFLDPFGYKGIDVRTVGRALKDFGSDGIIFFNYNRINRDIANKNVSPLINSIFGSEKAEEIRCEMQQCTVESREQYVVDSFAESLQQQGLKYLVRFRFMRADKNSPSHYLIFASKHEKGYEEIKEVIVKNTCDEDGFGHFEFNPKLGSCGVSIYERLTESNEQLADELLDRFKGRTISVKKIYQEHHVGTNFVLKNYRKILRMLELNGKVKVSDINVLKKTRKAHHLKSGLLSENDLITF; this comes from the coding sequence GTGGGTAACGAGGGTTTCTTTGAAGAACAGTCAGCTAACTCAAGGCTTAAAACAAAACTAGTTACTGAATATTTTAAAACATGGGTTTCCATAATGACAATGAATGCAAGAAATAAAGGTCTGACAAGGTTGCATTATGTTGATCTTTATGCGGGCAAGGGTGTTTATAAAGATGGTACTCCTTCAACCCCGATACAGATATTAGATATTTTATTAAATGATAATAATATTAATCAATTTATAAACTTGACTTTTAATGAAGGGAACCCAAAATTTTATAATGATTTAAAAGAAAATATTGAGAGACATCCTGTCTATGAGAAGTTAAAATCGCGTATTCAAGTATATAATAAGGAAGTTGATAGCAATTTTCTTGAAACTTTTAAATTTAGCAATGAACCCAAGTTCTTATTTTTAGATCCGTTTGGTTATAAAGGTATAGATGTAAGAACTGTTGGGCGGGCGTTAAAGGACTTCGGCTCAGATGGGATTATTTTTTTCAATTACAACAGGATCAATCGTGATATAGCAAATAAAAACGTTTCGCCTCTCATAAATTCAATTTTTGGTTCAGAGAAAGCTGAGGAGATCAGGTGTGAAATGCAGCAGTGCACAGTTGAAAGTCGTGAACAGTATGTTGTTGACAGTTTTGCTGAATCCTTACAACAGCAAGGGTTGAAATATTTGGTACGGTTTAGGTTTATGCGAGCAGACAAAAATAGTCCTTCGCATTATTTAATTTTTGCATCAAAACATGAAAAAGGTTATGAGGAAATTAAAGAGGTAATTGTAAAAAACACTTGTGATGAGGATGGCTTTGGTCATTTTGAGTTTAATCCAAAGTTAGGCTCATGCGGTGTCAGCATATATGAAAGATTGACTGAGAGCAACGAACAACTCGCGGATGAACTACTTGATAGATTTAAAGGAAGAACTATTTCTGTAAAAAAGATATATCAGGAGCATCATGTGGGGACAAATTTCGTGTTGAAAAACTACAGAAAGATATTGAGAATGTTAGAGCTTAATGGAAAGGTGAAAGTTTCTGATATTAATGTGCTAAAAAAAACCAGAAAGGCCCATCACTTAAAAAGCGGACTTTTGTCTGAGAATGATTTAATAACTTTTTAG
- a CDS encoding DUF2232 domain-containing protein: MRVFYLPVASIVLFAAVLFFPRIGGLFIPFSPLLLLLYLADQAREKSSDILFLVLVGACAAFEPFISMYYVLTVIFTAFMIYRWQNRPESNWIPVAAAPVPAFVLSSVLVFFAEGVRTSLISNVTEVLKILVDAAKKAPETGAAAYAAIVEKNMDMAALSLVLIFPGMIFLTSVLVAYFTKTFFYKIKKSEHEIFRLPDNLVWVMLAGLAFFFTNDLYMRSVAFNTLLIFGGLYLIQGFEVLRHWVHRFKLAGIFKAIIYIIIFSEPPLMLALAFVGLFSIWFNFFGKPKQETTEN; this comes from the coding sequence ATGAGAGTTTTTTATCTTCCCGTCGCAAGCATAGTCCTTTTCGCTGCCGTTCTGTTCTTTCCGAGAATAGGCGGGCTGTTCATCCCTTTCTCCCCTCTGCTTCTGCTTCTTTATCTTGCAGACCAGGCGAGGGAGAAAAGTTCGGATATTCTCTTTCTGGTGCTGGTGGGCGCATGCGCGGCATTCGAACCGTTCATAAGCATGTATTACGTGCTCACGGTTATATTCACCGCATTTATGATTTACCGCTGGCAGAACAGGCCGGAATCAAACTGGATTCCCGTTGCCGCTGCACCCGTACCGGCATTCGTTCTCTCCTCTGTTCTTGTATTTTTTGCGGAAGGAGTACGCACATCCCTCATCAGCAACGTGACCGAGGTGCTTAAGATTCTGGTGGATGCGGCAAAGAAAGCCCCCGAAACCGGAGCCGCAGCATATGCGGCCATTGTTGAAAAAAATATGGACATGGCTGCCCTCTCTCTTGTTTTGATATTTCCGGGTATGATATTTCTCACCTCCGTGCTTGTTGCTTATTTCACCAAGACATTCTTCTATAAAATAAAGAAGTCGGAACATGAGATATTCCGTCTGCCGGACAACCTTGTCTGGGTAATGCTGGCGGGGCTTGCCTTCTTCTTCACCAATGACCTTTACATGCGCTCCGTGGCGTTCAACACTCTGCTTATCTTCGGCGGTCTTTACCTTATTCAGGGGTTTGAGGTTCTGCGCCACTGGGTGCACAGGTTCAAACTTGCGGGAATATTCAAGGCCATAATTTACATAATCATTTTTTCTGAGCCGCCCCTTATGCTGGCACTTGCCTTTGTAGGCCTGTTCAGCATCTGGTTCAACTTCTTCGGTAAACCGAAACAGGAGACCACGGAGAACTGA
- a CDS encoding DUF5131 family protein, with protein sequence MATKIEWTETTWNPVTGCSKISDGCANCYAEKMARRLCLMGQEKYKNGFQLTLHRDILAEPIGWKKGRMVFVCSMSDLFHKDVPYEFTREVFSVMRIANQHIFQVLTKRSDRLAEFASLIKWPSNVWAGVTVENHRVINRIDDLKKVDAPVKFLSVEPLIGALGSINLNGIDWVIVGGESGHGARPMKKEWVDEIKEQCFKTNTPFFFKQWGGVDKKKAGRQLDSRTYDEMPLVFA encoded by the coding sequence ATGGCAACAAAAATAGAATGGACGGAAACAACATGGAATCCTGTAACTGGATGTTCAAAAATTAGTGATGGCTGTGCAAATTGCTACGCAGAAAAAATGGCTCGTCGTTTATGTTTAATGGGACAGGAAAAATATAAAAACGGTTTTCAGCTTACACTACACAGAGATATATTAGCTGAACCAATTGGGTGGAAAAAAGGGCGTATGGTTTTTGTGTGCTCAATGAGTGATTTGTTTCATAAAGATGTCCCCTATGAATTTACACGTGAAGTTTTTTCTGTAATGCGTATTGCTAATCAACATATTTTTCAAGTTCTTACAAAAAGAAGTGATCGTTTGGCAGAGTTTGCATCACTAATAAAGTGGCCTTCAAATGTTTGGGCGGGGGTTACTGTAGAAAATCATAGAGTCATAAACCGGATTGATGATTTAAAAAAGGTTGATGCTCCCGTAAAGTTTCTTTCTGTAGAACCGCTTATAGGAGCTTTGGGTTCTATCAATTTAAATGGTATTGATTGGGTTATAGTTGGCGGTGAATCAGGCCATGGGGCAAGACCAATGAAGAAAGAGTGGGTTGATGAGATTAAAGAGCAGTGCTTTAAGACTAATACTCCGTTTTTCTTTAAACAGTGGGGCGGAGTTGATAAGAAAAAGGCCGGTCGACAGCTTGACTCCAGGACTTATGATGAGATGCCTTTAGTGTTTGCATGA
- the pap gene encoding polyphosphate:AMP phosphotransferase encodes MFEAVELGQKVDKDEFEAALPDLRTRLIQAQTAFAKYPGPLIIILNGMDGAGKGELMNYLGGLMDLRNVIIKTFWQENESEKSKPFYWRYWMSLPYRGHIGFFFGAWYAGEMLEAAKGNTETAEYERRMKRAATFESMLADDGAVFVKFWFHLSKKTAKKKTDDLKKKYGKGEIVERAMWHREKYDAIVKSAERGIRLTDHAKARWHLIEADDKRHRTLKSLRIIVETLEAAVASIGAKQKADKKTVSLAPPVLSKVDLSLTAEYEEYKKRMPEMQEKLNSLAWKAYSKKRSAIAVFEGWDAAGKGSAIRRIVQGTDIRLASVISVAAPTDEEKAHHYLWRFWRHIPSAGFITVYDRSWYGRVLVERVEKFASENEWSRSFEEINDFEEHLTESGIILVKFWVHINMEEQLKRFKERENLPWKQYKITDEDWRNREKWDMYEQAANEMIARTSTGHAPWNLIAGNDKKYARLKILETMCRAMEEKL; translated from the coding sequence ATGTTTGAAGCTGTGGAACTGGGACAGAAGGTGGACAAAGATGAATTTGAGGCGGCGCTTCCCGACCTGCGCACAAGGCTGATACAGGCTCAGACAGCTTTTGCGAAATATCCGGGCCCGCTCATCATAATACTAAACGGAATGGACGGCGCAGGCAAGGGCGAGCTGATGAACTACCTCGGCGGGCTGATGGATCTGCGCAACGTGATAATAAAAACCTTCTGGCAGGAGAATGAATCGGAAAAATCAAAACCCTTCTACTGGCGCTACTGGATGAGCCTCCCCTACAGGGGGCATATCGGTTTCTTTTTCGGCGCATGGTACGCCGGGGAAATGCTTGAAGCCGCCAAAGGGAACACCGAAACCGCTGAATACGAAAGGCGCATGAAGCGCGCTGCCACTTTTGAATCCATGCTGGCGGATGACGGAGCGGTATTTGTAAAGTTCTGGTTTCACCTCAGCAAAAAGACAGCGAAAAAGAAAACGGACGACCTGAAAAAGAAATACGGCAAAGGGGAAATTGTTGAGCGCGCCATGTGGCACAGGGAAAAGTACGATGCCATAGTAAAGTCCGCCGAACGGGGAATACGCCTCACCGACCACGCCAAAGCACGCTGGCATCTCATCGAAGCGGATGATAAACGCCACAGAACCCTGAAATCCCTGCGAATAATAGTTGAAACCCTCGAAGCAGCCGTGGCCTCCATAGGCGCAAAACAGAAGGCTGATAAAAAAACAGTGAGCCTCGCTCCCCCTGTTCTCTCCAAGGTGGATCTGTCGCTGACTGCCGAGTATGAGGAATATAAAAAACGTATGCCGGAAATGCAGGAAAAGCTTAACTCCCTCGCGTGGAAGGCTTACAGCAAAAAACGCTCTGCCATCGCCGTTTTTGAAGGCTGGGATGCGGCAGGAAAAGGGAGCGCAATCCGCAGGATAGTTCAGGGCACGGACATACGCCTCGCCAGCGTAATCTCAGTCGCAGCGCCCACTGACGAGGAGAAGGCGCACCATTACCTCTGGCGCTTCTGGCGGCACATCCCCTCCGCAGGGTTTATCACCGTGTATGACCGCTCATGGTACGGCCGTGTGCTTGTGGAGCGTGTGGAGAAGTTTGCCTCTGAGAACGAGTGGTCACGCTCCTTTGAGGAGATAAACGATTTCGAGGAGCACCTCACGGAGAGCGGAATAATCCTTGTCAAATTCTGGGTGCATATAAATATGGAGGAGCAGCTTAAGCGCTTCAAAGAGCGGGAAAACCTGCCGTGGAAACAGTATAAAATAACCGATGAGGACTGGCGCAACAGAGAAAAATGGGATATGTATGAGCAGGCGGCAAACGAGATGATCGCCCGCACAAGCACAGGACATGCACCATGGAACCTGATAGCCGGAAACGACAAAAAATACGCACGGCTTAAAATACTTGAGACCATGTGCAGAGCTATGGAGGAAAAACTTTGA